One genomic window of Candidatus Pseudobacter hemicellulosilyticus includes the following:
- a CDS encoding ROK family transcriptional regulator, with the protein MSSIPADRSGLNYQIIQQLYYGRLLSCADLSERTDKSIPLVTTAVNHLIKAGYVVKKGYAPSSGGRRPLLYTLKADKLYMVTVAMDQLSTRIAIVDLNNNFVSGIELADLRLLGNPQALHELVKLINGHLRRCKLPKERIIGVGVGMPGLVNAQQGINYSYLDPGKETLSQYLSAAIGIPVYIDNDSSLIALAELKFGKAKGFRNVMVINLSWGIGLGMIINGQLFRGDDGFAGEFSHIPISEKGNLCYCGKQGCLESEASLLAVAGHALAGLKNGRHSRLKSLKDKSQLAVGNALMDLAIEGDQYAIELLQEAAYKIGRGLSILVHINNPKALVLSGKGVKVGKLVLAPIQQALNRYCIPRLAHNTELLLSEMGIDAELYGAAILVMEHFNREQFPPAGRKKAVPKKAAARK; encoded by the coding sequence ATGTCATCTATCCCAGCAGACCGGTCGGGTTTAAATTACCAGATCATACAGCAACTGTATTATGGCAGGCTATTATCCTGTGCCGACCTTAGCGAACGGACTGACAAAAGTATTCCCCTGGTCACTACAGCTGTAAACCACCTCATCAAGGCGGGGTATGTGGTAAAGAAAGGATATGCCCCTTCCAGCGGGGGGCGCAGACCGCTGCTCTATACCCTGAAGGCCGACAAACTCTATATGGTAACCGTGGCCATGGACCAGCTCAGCACGCGGATCGCTATTGTGGACCTGAACAACAATTTTGTTTCAGGGATTGAACTGGCCGACCTCCGCCTGCTGGGTAACCCGCAGGCGCTGCATGAACTGGTGAAGCTGATCAACGGTCACCTCCGGCGCTGCAAACTTCCCAAAGAAAGGATCATTGGCGTAGGCGTGGGCATGCCCGGACTGGTCAATGCACAGCAGGGGATCAACTATTCCTACCTGGATCCCGGCAAGGAAACGCTCAGCCAGTACCTGTCGGCCGCCATCGGCATACCAGTCTATATAGATAATGATTCCAGTCTTATCGCCCTGGCCGAACTGAAATTTGGTAAGGCAAAAGGATTCCGCAATGTGATGGTCATTAACCTCAGCTGGGGTATCGGGCTGGGCATGATCATCAACGGCCAGCTGTTCCGCGGCGATGACGGGTTTGCCGGTGAGTTCAGCCATATTCCCATTTCAGAAAAAGGCAATCTCTGCTATTGTGGCAAACAGGGCTGCCTGGAATCCGAAGCTTCTCTCCTGGCAGTAGCAGGCCATGCGTTGGCTGGTCTTAAGAATGGCAGGCACTCCCGGTTGAAAAGTCTCAAGGATAAATCGCAGCTGGCTGTTGGCAATGCCCTGATGGACCTGGCCATTGAAGGCGATCAGTATGCCATTGAACTGCTGCAGGAAGCTGCTTATAAGATTGGCCGGGGACTTTCTATCCTTGTACATATCAACAATCCCAAGGCCCTGGTGCTGAGCGGCAAAGGAGTTAAGGTGGGTAAGCTGGTGCTGGCGCCAATCCAGCAGGCGCTTAACCGTTACTGTATTCCGCGACTGGCCCACAACACGGAACTGTTGCTGTCTGAGATGGGGATCGATGCCGAGCTATACGGTGCCGCTATCCTGGTGATGGAACATTTTAACAGGGAGCAGTTCCCGCCCGCCGGCAGGAAAAAGGCTGTGCCTAAAAAAGCAGCCGCCAGGAAATAA